The Jiangella sp. DSM 45060 genome contains the following window.
GAAGCCGGACCCGGACGGCCCGCCCACCACGGCGACGACCAGCCGGTCGCGCAGCGCCGGGTCGCGCGCCACGAGCAGCGACGCGGCCCGCACCAGCACGTCGGGCGCCTTGAGTGGCTGGATCCGTCCGGCGAACAGCAGCACGACGGCGTCGGCGGGCAGCCCCAGCCGGGCCCGGGCGGCGGCCGCCGGGCCGGGCGCGAACACGTCGAGGTCGACGCCCGGCGGGACGGTCGCCACCCGGGCGGGGTCGGCGCCGTACAGCTCGACCAGCTGGGCGACCTCGTCGTCGGTGCTGGCCACCAGCAGGTCGGCGGCCGCGACGACCTGCTCCTCGCCCAGCTCCCGCTCACGCGGCTCCGGCCGCTCGCCCTCGGCCAGCGACAGGTTCTTCACCTTGGACATGGTGTGCATCGAGTGCACCAGCGGGACGCCCCAGCGGCTGGTGGCCAGCCAGCCGACGTGGCCGGACAGCCAGTAGTGCGAGTGGACGAGGTCGTACCAGCCGGGCGGGCGCCGCGCCTCGGCCCGCAGCACGCCGGACGTGAACGCGCACAGCTGGGCGGGCACCTCGGCGATCGGCAGCAGCTCGTACGGCCCGGCCGCGACGTGACGCACCAGCACGCCCGGCTCGGTCTCGACCACCGGCGGCTGGCCGGACGACGTGGCCCGGGTGAAGACCTCGACCTCGACGCCGAGCGCCGCCAGCCGGCGGGCCAGCTCGACGACGTACACGTTCATGCCGCCGGCGTTGCCGCCGCCGGGCTGGTCGAGCGGTGAGGTGTGGACGCTCAGCATCATCACCCTGCGCGGTGCGCCCGTGCCCGACATCACAATCCGTGCAACCGCCTGCGCCGGTGCCCGATTCCCTGGCACAGTGCGCTCGATTGCTGCTGTTTTGACTGGATAACCGCGAATCACCCGAGAAATCCCTGTGGCCGATACCGAGTCGTGATGGAGATTGCCGCCTCCATACGGCAACCTGGTCGCGGTTTGGTGAGTCTTCAAGGGTGGGAGCGGC
Protein-coding sequences here:
- the mshA gene encoding D-inositol-3-phosphate glycosyltransferase, with protein sequence MSGTGAPRRVMMLSVHTSPLDQPGGGNAGGMNVYVVELARRLAALGVEVEVFTRATSSGQPPVVETEPGVLVRHVAAGPYELLPIAEVPAQLCAFTSGVLRAEARRPPGWYDLVHSHYWLSGHVGWLATSRWGVPLVHSMHTMSKVKNLSLAEGERPEPRERELGEEQVVAAADLLVASTDDEVAQLVELYGADPARVATVPPGVDLDVFAPGPAAAARARLGLPADAVVLLFAGRIQPLKAPDVLVRAASLLVARDPALRDRLVVAVVGGPSGSGFAEPHALTRLADRLDVADVVRFEPPVGQRELADWYRAADVTAVPSYSESFGLVALEAQACGTPVVAAAVGGLRTAVAHDVSGLLVDGHDPADWADAFAGLIGDPDRLRRMSIGAVAHAAEFGWDATAARMLDVYARAMRHRQVMTA